A region from the Microcebus murinus isolate Inina chromosome 3, M.murinus_Inina_mat1.0, whole genome shotgun sequence genome encodes:
- the MTLN gene encoding mitoregulin yields the protein MADVTERTLQLSVLLAFASGVLVGWQANRLRRRYLDWRKRRLQDKLSATQKKLDLA from the coding sequence ATGGCGGATGTCACCGAGAGGACACTGCAGCTGTCGGTGCTACTAGCCTTCGCCTCCGGCGTGCTAGTGGGATGGCAGGCGAACCGGCTGCGGAGGCGGTATCTGGATTGGAGGAAGCGGAGACTACAGGACAAGCTGTCAGCGACGCAGAAGAAGCTGGATCTGGCTTGA